The proteins below are encoded in one region of Ostrinia nubilalis chromosome 3, ilOstNubi1.1, whole genome shotgun sequence:
- the LOC135087646 gene encoding dynein axonemal heavy chain 7, translated as MFLGDYTNFTPLEMKANNQTFHWYSRMAGVIEECKVICDQKKIEYKELLKTRIAKFIEDLDIYEMQCNEVQYWGDIAELPKYVSRARHLDEKLAGALVKIDQFNEEEASFGYELSQYPKRKAIYDKLVPFKKLFDAGFDFLAKHNLWMTSKVGSFDPEDIEGDVGYYYKIVYKLEKSFQEVPDTYRLAVSVREKMDEFKTNMPIIQTLGNPGMKARHWEKISEIVGFPIIVDDELSLAKVIDFNLVDYIEKFESISEAATKENNLEKALDKMMKEWADLRFEILPYKDTGSYILSSVDEIQLLLDDHIVKTQTMKNSPYIKPFEDVIYDWEGKLILLQEILDEWLKVQATWMYLEPIFSSPDIQQQIPEEGRRFSAVDKMWREIMKAAFTEPRVLDVIMIEKMLDRLRKSNNLLEMVQRGLNAYLEKKRLYFPRFFFLSNDELLEILSETKDPMRVQPHLKKCFEGIAKLTFTEDMVVTHMRSSEGEIVLLTMTINTAAARGQVEKWLLELEIAMKASVHYVMALSYDDYSERPREDWVLVWPGQVVQCIAMTFWTSEVTEAIHINIPAMRAYWDKCNFQISKIVNLVRGELSLQNRITLGALVVLDVHARDVLMLLIECGVQQDNDFNWLSQIRYYWEEQEEDQTMQCATRMINSQLMYGYEYLGNAGRLVVTPLTDRCFRTLFGALHLNLGGAPEGPAGTGKTETTKDLAKAVAKQCVVFNCSDGLDYIALGKFFKGLASCGAWSCFDEFNRIDLEVLSVVAQQILSIQRGINSGATELLFEGTLLQLDKSCAVFITMNPGYAGRSELPDNLKALFRSVAMMVPDYVLISEIELYAFGYLNAKPLAVKIVATYRLCSEQLSSQSHYDYGMRAVKSVLRAAGALKLRYPDEVEDVILLRSIKDVNLPKFLEHDVPLFMGIIGDLFPGLPLPLAGLPHLVSCLKEVCVPLNLQANEFFIEKVLQLYEMILVRHGLMLVGFPFSGKTKCYHALGAALGAVHDKKLMDENHVEWTVINPKSITMGQLYGQFDPVSHEWSDGILAVSYRAFAVSTNDNRKWLVFDGPVDAIWIENLNTVLDDNKKLCLMSGEIIQLAPTTNLVFEPMDLEAASPATVSRCGMIYMEPKGLGWKCLLESWLNTLPPTLHSVNRNLIRTLFNRFMSPLLWLVEYSGKTKQMYVTSRSNLVVACMRLYDTFMDDFYDEKYVEQISDLDIRAQLEGVFFFSCIWSIGATLEADSRPKFDMMFRGLLEKEFPEKVKVLGYPREIGKPEKQYIFSIPKEGMVYDYRFIKEGKGKWKPWYDDVVSAPPISRDTPPNQILVTTLDSVRYLALFKLLVTHHKAVMMVGPTGTGKSSYIIDYLVKRVDTKVYKALIMAFSAQTNCNQTQDIIMGKLDKRRKGVFGPPIGCYSVVFVDDVSMPQAETYGAQPPIEVLRQGIDLGLWYDRKINVAMHLIDVQFFCAMGKPTPGAKLVTPRFSRHFSFFCIDEFDDETLKVIFGRIMLWHLDTRGFSKDFDPCIEEIVGGTLEVYKQCRLNLLPTPSKSHYTFNLRDFSRVILGVLLSVPEVTPDLQSIKRLWVHECLRVFSDRLVEEADRQWLVQCLREATALHLNDDFDKMLSRLLNSPKEKITDLHLRKLIYCDFANPKVDTRFYMETTNMEHLNSTVDAFLVEFNNMSKKPMNLVLFTFAIEHVSRICRVLTQPQSHALLVGLGGSGRQSLTRLAAHINEYDLFQVEMSRTYGKTEWREDLKTLLRKSSTPDLHMVFLFIESQIKEEGFLEDVNNMLNSGEVPNIFGADEKAELCEKMRVIDRQRDKSLQTDGSPTALYAYFVSIVRDQLHIVLAMSPAGTSLRTRIRKFPALVNCCTIDWFQEWPPDALLAVATRFLKDVELTDLERETAIKLCQMFHTDCQELSRQFLMRLKRYNYVTPTAYLELINMFKSLLGKKRTELLSSEKRYITGLDQLAIAAKSVAALQKALEVLQPKLAAGAAAVAETTAKVEKEKEGVALVEAEVLADQAAAEEQAAEAQGIKDECDADLAEAMPILNSALAALDTLTPQDITFIKTMKSPPRGIKLVMEAICILKEVKPDKIPNPSGVGTVEDYWGPSKKLLNDIKFLESLQNYDKDNIPPPVMKKLMATVMQDDGFVPEKIRAVSFAAEGMCKWVIAMTKYDKVAKVVAPKKQRLAAAQAVYDKAMAALAVKQAQLREVQLKLGKLEDALAEQSRQQKMLDDEVMDCSNKLKRAEMLISGLGGEKTRWTQIAKTLRETYNSLTGDILIAAGIIAYLGPFTAFFRISQVIKWAQACHDCGIVCTLNYSLIKSLGEPVTIQQWNIDGLPADDFSVESAIILMTARRWPLMIDPQGQANRWIKNMEKPNNLCIVRMTQADLGRVLENAVQFGQPVLLENVLEELDPMLEPLLQQQTFRQGGALCIKIGDTIVEYSKDFKLYISTKLANPHYLPEVGVRVTLVNFMLAKDGLQAQLLARVVARERPDLQQAKADLTTQGAEHRRLLQEIEKKILNVLSTSEHLLEDEEAVQILNSAKDTSNEIKEKQVVAMVTEKAIDEARDDYVPIAVHSTNLFFLIASLANIDPMYQYSLGWFEGLFTAAIDNTEKVDEIPERLAILRAYFTYSLYANICRSLFEKDKLVFSLLLTITIAVAEGRLEQSDVLFLLGGAQPRHVVPNPVAFLSPQNWAEFNGLNEIEKFTGILDHFITKTPVWEEYCNTPDPHNQPLPAPYNTKLNAFEKLMVLRCLRLDMMVPAVQNFCEAQMGRQFVEPPLFDLASSYSDSHCCIPLLFVLTPGSDPMGTLLKFADDQGFGSSRLFSLSLGQGQGPIAVKLIEDGVRSGTWVVLQNCHLAKSWMPMLEKICEGLTPDNTHPDFRLWLTSYPAEHFPVYVLQNGVKMTNEPPQGLRANIARSYQSDPINDPEWFEGNKQPEVFKKLLFALCFFHAVVQERRQFGPLGWNIRYEFNETDLKISVTQLYMFLNEYDDVQFVALRYLTGECNYGGRVTDDWDRRCLNTILFKFYNPRAIDEDKYPLEPTGIYYIPSLREHADFISFARSLPVATPPGVFGFHPNADITKHFREANELLNTSILTQDTMAAGGGGATPEQQAMAIAEDVLARLPAKILSGPSHEGDIKPADMTPMSIVVIQEAARYDKLVNVVRSSSRAVIGAVQGVSVLTDVTEEVLTSMVRGRIPALWAGKSYPSLKPLAAYVNDLLARLAFLQHWHQHGPPVVFWLSGFYFPQAFLTAAQQSYARKYKIPIDQLAFHYEVQRSFVLEECPDEGVYIRGLFLEGARWNMEDYYIDESLSKVLYDEFPPVWLIPMKREDIPQDIFYNCPLYKTGERRGVLSTTGHSTNYILFMRLPTKMDPDHWIMRGVALLSQLPF; from the exons ATGTTCCTCGGGGACTATACCAATTTCACGCCTCTTGAGATGAAGGCGAATAACCAAACTTTCCACTG GTATTCCCGGATGGCAGGTGTTATTGAAGAGTGTAAAGTTATTTGCGACCAGAAGAAGATTGAGTACAAAGAATTATTAAAG ACTCGTATTGCCAAGTTTATCGAAGACTTGGATATTTATGAAATGCAATGCAACGAAGTGCAGTACTGGGGTGATATTGCTGAACTGCCTAAATACGTGTCTCGTGCTCGTCATTTAGATGAAAA GTTAGCGGGTGCTCTAGTAAAGATAGATCAGTTCAATGAAGAGGAAGCCTCATTCGGCTATGAACTATCGCAATATCCCAAAAGAAAAGCAATTTACGACAAACTGGTACCGTTCAAGAAATTATTTGATGCCGGCTTTGACTTTCTTGCGAAGCACAATCTATGGATGACATCAAAG GTTGGAAGTTTCGATCCCGAGGATATTGAAGGCGATGTTGGCTATTACTACAAGATCGTGTACAAGCTAGAAAAATCGTTTCAGGAAGTGCCTGACACTTATCGCCTGGCTGTGTCCGTGAG GGAAAAAATGGATGAATTCAAGACGAACATGCCGATTATCCAAACTTTGGGCAACCCTGGCATGAAAGCTCGTCACTGGGAGAAGATTTCAGAGATCGTTGGTTTCCCGATTATTGTTGATGACGAGTTATCTCTCGCTAAAGTTATCGATTTCAATCTCGTTGACTACATCGAAAAGTTCGAGAGCATATCCGAGGCGGCCACCAAGGAAAACAACCTCGAGAAGGCGTTGGACAAGATGATGAAGGAATGGGCCGATCTCAGATTCGAAATTTTGCCTTACAA GGACACTGGAAGCTACATCTTGTCAAGTGTCGATGAAATTCAACTTTTGTTGGACGACCATATCGTAAAGACACAGACTATGAAGAATTCGCCTTACATAAAACCATTCGAAGATGTTATTTA cgATTGGGAAGGCAAACTTATCCTCTTGCAAGAGATCTTAGATGAGTGGCTGAAAGTACAGGCCACATGGATGTATCTGGAGCCTATCTTCTCGTCTCCAGATATCCAACAGCAAATCCCAGAGGAGGGCCGAAGATTCAGTGCTGTTGACAAG ATGTGGCGTGAGATCATGAAGGCCGCGTTCACCGAGCCACGGGTACTAGACGTGATCATGATAGAAAAGATGCTGGACCGTCTACGCAAGTCCAACAACCTGCTGGAGATGGTACAGCGAGGCTTGAACGCGTACTTGGAGAAGAAGCGCCTCTACTTCCCTCGCTTCTTCTTCCTGTCCAACGACGAGCTGCTTGAGATCTTATCCGAAACCAAGGACCCAATGCG CGTCCAACCTCATCTCAAGAAGTGTTTCGAGGGTATTGCGAAGCTGACTTTCACCGAAGACATGGTGGTGACGCACATGAGGTCCTCAGAAGGAGAAATTGTACTCCTCACGATGACAATCAACACTGCAGCTGCCAGAGGACAG GTGGAGAAATGGTTGCTAGAATTGGAGATAGCAATGAAAGCGTCTGTTCATTACGTGATGGCGCTATCATACGACGATTACTCGGAAAGACCACGAGAGGATTGGGTGCTGGTCTGGCCCGGACAAGTG GTGCAATGTATTGCCATGACCTTTTGGACTTCAGAAGTCACAGAAGCGATTCATATCAATATTCCAGCAATGAGAGCTTATTGGGACAAGTGCAATTTTCAAATCTCCAAGATCGTCAACTTGGTGCGAGGAGAGCTTAGCTTGCAGAACAGAATCACATTGG gtgCTTTGGTAGTACTTGATGTCCACGCAAGAGACGTGCTTATGTTGTTGATAGAGTGCGGCGTGCAGCAGGATAATGACTTCAACTGGCTTTCTCAAATTCGATACTATTGGGAG GAACAAGAGGAAGACCAAACCATGCAATGTGCGACCCGCATGATTAACTCTCAATTGATGTACGGGTACGAGTACCTGGGTAATGCAGGACGCCTGGTGGTAACGCCGCTAACTGATAGGTGCTTCAGGACCCTCTTTGGTGCCTTGCATCTGAATTTAG GTGGCGCCCCTGAGGGTCCCGCTGGCACTGGTAAGACTGAAACTACGAAAGATTTGGCGAAGGCAGTGGCTAAGCAGTGCGTGGTGTTCAACTGCTCTGACGGGCTTGATTACATTGCCCTAGGAAAGTTCTTCAAG gGTCTAGCGTCTTGTGGTGCCTGGTCCTGCTTCGACGAGTTCAACAGAATCGACTTGGAAGTGTTGTCCGTGGTGGCCCAACAGATCTTGTCCATCCAGCGCGGTATCAACTCTGGTGCCACTGAGCTGCTCTTTGAAGGAACCTTACTACAGCTGGACAAGTCTTGTGCGGTCTTCATCACAATGAATCCTGGTTATGCAGGACGATCTGAATTACCCGACAATCTAAAG GCGTTGTTCCGTTCCGTGGCCATGATGGTGCCAGACTACGTCCTTATTTCTGAGATCGAATTGTACGCATTTGGATACCTGAACGCGAAACCGCTTGCAGTGAAGATTGTGGCCACCTACAGGCTTTGTTCAGAACAACTGTCTTCGCAGAGTCACTACGATTACG GTATGCGAGCTGTAAAGTCGGTGTTGAGAGCAGCAGGTGCTCTTAAGTTACGCTACCCTGATGAAGTTGAAGATGTTATTCTGTTGCGTTCTATCAAAGACGTTAACTTGCCCAAGTTCCTTGAACATGACGTGCCTTTGTTTATG GGTATCATTGGCGACTTGTTCCCTGGCCTTCCATTGCCATTGGCTGGACTCCCACATTTAGTGTCTTGTCTCAAAGAGGTTTGTGTGCCTCTGAACTTACAAGCCAACGAATTCTTTATTGAAAAG GTGCTGCAATTGTACGAGATGATCCTCGTAAGACATGGGCTTATGTTAGTCGGATTCCCGTTTTCTGGAAAGACAAAGTGCTATCACGCACTTGGTGCTGCACTAGGAGCAGTGCACGATAAG AAACTTATGGACGAAAATCATGTGGAGTGGACGGTAATAAACCCGAAATCCATCACTATGGGTCAGTTGTACGGGCAGTTTGACCCCGTCTCCCACGAGTGGTCTGATGGCATCCTCGCCGTCAGCTACAGGGCATTCGCTGTCTCTACTAATGACAACAG gAAATGGCTTGTATTTGATGGGCCAGTAGATGCCATCTGGATCGAGAACCTTAATACTGTACTGGATGACAACAAGAAACTGTGTCTAATGAGTGGTGAGATCATTCAGCTGGCTCCTACAACTAATTTGGTCTTCGAACCCATGGATCTTGAAGCAGCGTCGCCAGCTACG GTATCTCGATGTGGTATGATTTACATGGAGCCTAAAGGTCTTGGGTGGAAGTGTCTGTTAGAATCGTGGCTAAACACTCTACCGCCAACACTCCACAGTGTCAATCGCAACCTTATTAGGACTCTGTTCAATCGATTCATGTCACCTCTACTATGGCTAGTGGAATATTCAGGAAAAACAAAG CAAATGTACGTAACATCACGCAGTAACTTGGTGGTAGCTTGCATGCGGCTTTACGATACATTCATGGATGATTTTTACGATGAGAAATACGTAGAGCAAATTTCCGACTTGGATATCAGAGCCCAACTAGAG GGTGTATTTTTCTTCTCTTGCATTTGGTCAATTGGAGCGACTCTAGAAGCAGACAGCAGGCCGAAATTTGACATGATGTTCAGAGGACTGCTGGAGAAAGAATTTCCAGAGAAGGTTA AAGTTCTAGGTTATCCAAGAGAAATAGGAAAACCAGAGAAACAGTATATCTTTTCTATTCCTAAAGAAGGAATGGTTTACGATTATCGATTCATCAAAGAG GGTAAAGGTAAATGGAAACCATGGTACGACGATGTGGTATCAGCTCCGCCCATCAGTAGAGATACCCCGCCCAATCAGATATTGGTGACGACTCTAGACAGCGTAAGATACCTTGCGCTTTTTAAGTTGCTGGTCACCCATCACAAGGCTGTCATGATGGTTGGCCCTACTGGCACGGGAAAATCCTCGTACATTATT GATTACTTAGTCAAGAGAGTAGATACCAAAGTGTACAAGGCTTTGATCATGGCGTTCTCAGCTCAAACAAACTGTAACCAAACCCAAGACATCATCATGGGAAAACTTGACAAAAGACGAAAAG gTGTATTCGGGCCACCGATTGGATGCTACAGCGTGGTTTTTGTTGATGATGTAAGCATGCCACAAGCAGAGACGTATGGTGCTCAGCCACCAATAGAAGTGCTGAGGCAAGGAATCGATCTTGGACTGTGGTATGATAGGAAGATTAACGTCGCTATGCATCTAATTGATGTGcag tttttctgCGCTATGGGCAAACCTACTCCCGGAGCTAAACTTGTAACTCCAAgattttcaagacatttttcaTTCTTCTGTATTGATGAGTTCGATGATGAAACATTGAAAGTAATATTTGGAAGGATCATGTTATGGCATTTAGACACGag aGGGTTTTCGAAAGATTTTGACCCGTGCATTGAAGAGATAGTGGGCGGCACTTTAGAAGTATACAAACAGTGCCGACTTAATTTGTTACCAACACCCTCAAAGTCACATTACACATTCAACTTGAGAGACTTTTCTAGGGTGATTTTG GGTGTTTTGCTATCGGTACCAGAAGTAACCCCAGATCTGCAGTCTATCAAGCGGCTTTGGGTGCACGAATGCTTGCGAGTGTTCTCCGACCGACTTGTAGAAGAAGCCGACAGGCAGTGGCTGGTGCAATGTCTACGAGAGGCCACCGCACTTCACCTCAACGATGACTTCGATAAAATGCTGTCTCGACTGCTAAACAGTCCTAAAGAAAAG ATCACAGATCTACACCTACGTAAGCTGATTTACTGTGACTTCGCTAATCCGAAAGTGGATACACGGTTTTATATGGAAACAACAAATATGGAACATTTGAACTCTACTGTTGATGCTTTCCTCGTAGAATTCAATAATATGTCAAAAAAACCGATGAATCTCGTACTGTTCac GTTCGCGATCGAGCACGTTTCGCGTATCTGTCGAGTGCTGACGCAGCCGCAATCTCACGCCCTCCTTGTAGGCTTGGGAGGATCGGGGCGGCAGTCCTTGACTCGCCTCGCTGCCCACATTAACGAGTATGACCTATTCCAG GTTGAAATGAGCCGAACATACGGTAAGACTGAATGGCGTGAAGATTTGAAAACTCTATTGAGAAAATCTAGCACTCCAGATTTGCACATGGTCTTCCTCTTCATAGAATCACAG atcaaaGAGGAAGGCTTTTTAGAGGATGTCAATAACATGCTGAATTCAGGAGAAGTGCCCAATATTTTCGGCGCGGACGAAAAGGCGGAGCTTTGCGAAAAAATGCGCGTG ATCGATCGTCAACGCGACAAATCCCTTCAAACTGATGGCAGCCCGACAGCTCTGTACGCGTACTTCGTGTCCATAGTGCGCGATCAGTTGCACATTGTGCTCGCCATGTCGCCCGCCGGCACTTCTCTGCGCACGCGCATCCGCAAATTCCCGGCTCTAGTCAACTGCTGCACTATTGATTGGTTCCAG GAATGGCCACCCGATGCCTTGCTCGCTGTCGCTACTCGGTTCCTGAAAGATGTAGAGCTCACTGACCTGGAGCGCGAGACCGCGATCAAGCTGTGCCAGATGTTCCACACGGATTGCCAGGAGCTCTCGCGGCAGTTTCTGATGAGGCTCAAGAGATACAACTACGTGACACCCACTGCTTACTTAGAGCTGATTAACATGTTTAAGTCACTGCTGGGAAAGAAACGCAC CGAGCTATTATCGAGCGAGAAGCGATACATCACTGGGCTGGACCAACTGGCCATTGCAGCTAAATCTGTTGCTGCCCTCCAGAAAGCTCTCGAAGTATTACAGCCCAAACTAGCAGCAGGTGCAGCGGCCGTCGCCGAGACCACCGCTAAAGTCGAGAAAGAGAAAGAAGGCGTTGCACTTGTAGAAGCTGAAGTGTTGGCTGACCAGGCTGCTGCGGAGGAACAG GCAGCTGAAGCCCAAGGGATAAAAGACGAGTGTGACGCCGATTTAGCTGAAGCTATGCCAATCCTAAACTCGGCGTTGGCTGCACTTGACACCCTCACTCCACAGGATATCACTTTCATCAAGACCATGAAGAGTCCTCCGCGAGGTATCAAGTTGGTCATGGAG gCTATATGTATATTAAAG GAAGTGAAACCAGATAAAATACCTAATCCATCTGGAGTGGGTACGGTGGAGGACTACTGGGGTCCTTCAAAGAAACTGCTCAACGACATCAAGTTCCTGGAGTCCCTACAGAATTATGACAAGGATAATATTCCACCGCCCGTGATGAAGAAGTTGATGGCCACTGTAATGCAAGACGATGGCTTTGTGCCGGAGAAGATCAGGGCTGTGTCATTTGCAGCTGAAG GCATGTGTAAATGGGTTATCGCGATGACCAAGTACGACAAGGTGGCTAAAGTAGTGGCGCCAAAAAAGCAAAGATTGGCAGCCGCTCAGGCTGTGTATGACAAGGCCATGGCTGCCCTAGCAGTCAAACAGGCTCAGCTCAGAGAG GTCCAACTGAAATTGGGTAAATTAGAGGACGCATTGGCTGAACAAAGTAGGCAGCAGAAAATGCTTGATGACGAGGTAATGGACTGCAGCAACAAGTTAAAACGAGCTGAAATGCTTATTTCTGGTCTCGGAGGCGAGAAGACAAGGTGGACGCAAATTGCAAAAACACTGAGAGAAACTTACAACTCTCTAACCG GTGACATATTGATCGCAGCTGGAATCATTGCCTACCTAGGACCATTTACAGCATTTTTCAGAATTAGTCAA GTGATCAAATGGGCACAAGCTTGTCACGACTGTGGAATTGTCTGCACACTAAATTACAGTTTAATCAAGTCGCTAGGTGAACCTGTCACCATACAGCAGTGGAATATTGATGGGTTGCCGGCTGATGACTTCAGTGTTGAGAGTGCTATCATACTCAT GACTGCGCGTCGATGGCCATTGATGATTGATCCTCAAGGACAGGCTAATCGATGGATCAAAAACATGGAGAAACCTAACAACTTGTGTATAGTTCGTATGACGCAAGCCGATCTGGGAAGAGTTTTGGAAAACGCTGTCCAGTTTGGGCAGCCG GTATTGCTAGAGAATGTGCTTGAAGAGTTAGATCCGATGTTGGAACCTCTACTACAGCAGCAGACTTTCCGACAAGGAGGCGCTCTATGTATCAAAATTGGTGACACGATTGTAGAATACAGCAAAGACTTCAA GTTATACATAAGTACCAAGTTGGCCAACCCCCATTATCTACCAGAGGTAGGCGTTCGGGTGACTTTGGTCAACTTCATGTTAGCCAAAGATGGCTTGCAAGCTCAGCTGTTAGCTCGTGTGGTGGCACGTGAAAGGCCCGACCTTCAGCAAGCTAAGGCTGACCTGACCACGCAAGGAGCCGAGCATCGGCGGTTACTGCAAGAGATTGAGAAGAAGATTTTGAATGTACTGTCTACTTCTGAACACTTGTTGGAAGACGAAGAGGCCGTGCAG ATATTGAACTCTGCCAAGGACACTTCGAATGAAATCAAGGAAAAACAGGTGGTAGCAATGGTAACGGAGAAAGCCATTGATGAGGCCAGGGACGACTATGTGCCGATTGCCGTTCATTCTACTAATTTATTCTTCCTTATAG CGTCGTTGGCTAACATTGACCCCATGTACCAGTACTCACTTGGCTGGTTTGAAGGTCTTTTCACAGCTGCTATTGATAACACAGAGAAGGTGGACGAAATCCCAGAGCGTCTCGCTATTTTGCGAGCATATTTTACCTACTCGCTTTATGCTAATATTTGCAGGAGTCTTTTCGAAAAG GATAAGCTAGTATTCTCCTTGTTATTAACAATTACGATAGCAGTAGCAGAAGGTCGCTTGGAACAGAGTGACGTGCTTTTCCTACTGGGTGGCGCTCAACCGCGCCACGTCGTGCCTAACCCAGTGGCATTCCTTAGCCCACAGAACTGGGCAGAATTTAACGG GCTCAACGAAATTGAAAAGTTCACTGGAATTCTGGATCATTTTATAACCAAAACCCCGGTCTGGGAGGAGTACTGTAATACGCCGGACCCACACAACCAACCTCTGCCTGCTCCGTATAATACGAAGCTAAACGCTTTTGAG aAATTGATGGTTCTTCGTTGTTTGCGTCTTGACATGATGGTTCCAGCTGTGCAAAATTTCTGTGaag CTCAAATGGGTCGACAATTCGTGGAGCCACCGTTATTCGACCTCGCGTCATCTTACTCCGACTCACATTGTTGCATACCTCTACTATTTGTGCTGACTCCGGGTTCAGATCCTATGGGCACTTTACTTAAGTTTGCTGATGATCAG GGCTTTGGTTCCTCTAGACTATTTTCCCTATCACTTGGACAAGGACAGGGGCCAATCGCGGTCAAGCTGATTGAAGACGGAGTACGAAGTGGCACATGGGTTGTGCTTCAGAATTGTCACTTGGCTAAGAGCTGGATGCCCATGCTTGAAAag ATTTGTGAAGGTTTGACTCCAGATAACACACATCCAGACTTTAGATTGTGGCTGACGTCATACCCTGCTGAACATTTTCCGGTATACGTGCTTCAAAACGGTGTAAAAATGACAAATGAGCCACCGCAAG GTCTTCGCGCAAATATTGCTCGTTCCTACCAAAGCGATCCCATAAACGACCCCGAGTGGTTTGAAGGGAACAAGCAACCGGAGGTGTTCAAAAAGCTTCTCTTTGCTCTGTGCTTTTTCCATGCCGTGGTGCAAGAAAGGAGGCAATTTGGTCCTCTCGGGTGGAACATTCGCTACGAATTCAATGAGACAGATCTCAAGATCAGTGTCACGCAGCTGTACATGTTCCTCAATGAGTATGAC GATGTTCAATTCGTGGCACTTCGTTATTTGACTGGCGAGTGCAACTATGGTGGACGTGTGACAGATGATTGGGACAGAAGGTGTCTcaacacaattttatttaagttttataatCCGCGAGCTATTGACGAGGACAAGTATCCACTCGAGCCTACAG GCATATACTACATCCCTTCACTGAGAGAGCACGCGGACTTTATTTCGTTCGCGCGGTCACTGCCTGTGGCCACGCCGCCGGGAGTCTTCGGGTTCCATCCCAACGCGGACATCACCAAGCACTTCCGCGAGGCTAACGAACTCCTCAACACGTCTATACTCACGCAG GATACTATGGCGGCGGGAGGAGGCGGGGCTACACCAGAACAGCAGGCGATGGCGATAGCCGAAGACGTGCTAGCGCGGCTTCCAGCTAAGATCCTCTCTGGACCGTCTCACGAGGGTGACATCAAGCCGGCCGACATGACGCCTATGTCCATCGTGGTCATCCAGGAGGCGGCGCGATATGACAAGCTTGTTAACGTGGTCCGTAGCAGCTCCAGAGCTGTTATTGGTGCTGTGCAAG GTGTGAGCGTGCTCACGGACGTGACGGAAGAAGTTCTAACTAGTATGGTGCGAGGGCGCATCCCAGCTCTGTGGGCTGGCAAAAGTTATCCGTCGCTGAAGCCACTCGCTGCCTACGTCAATGATTTACTGGCCAGGCTTGCATTCTTACAG CATTGGCATCAGCATGGCCCACCGGTGGTGTTCTGGCTCTCGGGTTTCTACTTCCCGCAGGCTTTCCTCACGGCGGCGCAGCAGAGCTACGCTAGAAAATACAAGATACCAATCGATCAGCTTGCTTTCCATTATGAG GTGCAACGTTCGTTCGTACTTGAAGAGTGTCCGGACGAGGGCGTGTACATCCGCGGGTTATTCCTGGAGGGCGCGCGCTGGAACATGGAGGACTACTACATCGACGAGTCGCTGTCCAAAGTGCTCTACGACGAGTTCCCGCCG GTATGGCTCATCCCCATGAAGCGCGAAGACATCCCCCAAGACATATTCTACAATTGCCCGCTATACAAGACCGGCGAGCGGCGTGGGGTGTTGTCCACCACCGGCCACTCGACCAACTATATCTTGTTCATGCGTCTGCCCACTAAAATGGACCCAGACCATTGGATCATGCGGGGCGTGGCTTTGCTTTCGCAGCTTCCATTCTAA